A window of Zingiber officinale cultivar Zhangliang chromosome 5A, Zo_v1.1, whole genome shotgun sequence contains these coding sequences:
- the LOC121979376 gene encoding probable prefoldin subunit 4 — MGPRRNAINTLDYTTLRSSPLFISSPVEFLLSPRRIVLKMQQGEGSETQVTWEDQQNINKFGRLNNRYHELEEEIKVAKEANENLEDASNEMILSDEDVLRFQIGEVFAHVPSEEVESRLEKMKEDAAKELQRLEEEKESVLAQMAELKKILYGKFKDSINLEED; from the exons atgGGTCCACGTAGAAATGCAATAAATACTTTAGATTATACAACGCTTCGATCCTCTCCGCTATTTATTTCTAGTCCGGTTGAATTCCTTTTGTCGCCGAGGAGGATCGTCTTGAAGATGCAGCAG GGCGAAGGATCGGAGACCCAGGTCACATGGGAAGATCAGCAGAACATCAACAAGTTCGGGAGGTTGAACAACCGGTACCATGAGCTCGAGGAAGAGATCAAGGTCGCCAAG gaagcaaatgaaaacttgGAGGATGCCAGCAACGAGATGATCTTATCTGATGAAGATGTTTTGAGGTTCCAAATAGGGGAGGTGTTTGCTCACGTGCCTTCCGAAGAAGTTGAAAGCAGACTGGAGAAAATGAAAGAGGATGCTGCTAAGGAGCTCCAAAGgctggaggaagaaaaggagtcTGTTCTTGCGCAGATGGCTGAATTGAAGAAAATCTTGTATGGGAAGTTCAAGGACTCCATAAATTTGGAGGAAGATTAG